From a region of the Desulfovibrio sp. JC010 genome:
- a CDS encoding Dabb family protein: MIKHIVWWTLKEEAAGGTAAENGLKIKEMIEALNGKIDELNHVEISLDVFEAPEGCSLVLYSEFDSKEDLQAYAVHPLHQECVAFIKQVVSSRHAIDYVI; encoded by the coding sequence ATGATTAAACATATTGTATGGTGGACCCTTAAAGAGGAAGCCGCCGGCGGAACTGCGGCAGAGAACGGGCTTAAGATTAAAGAAATGATCGAAGCCCTGAATGGCAAAATTGACGAACTCAACCATGTTGAAATCAGTCTGGATGTATTTGAAGCCCCTGAAGGATGCAGCCTCGTGCTTTATTCTGAATTCGACAGCAAGGAAGATCTGCAGGCTTATGCTGTTCATCCCCTGCATCAGGAATGCGTTGCATTCATCAAGCAGGTGGTCTCTTCCCGTCACGCAATTGATTACGTGATCTAG
- the pta gene encoding phosphate acetyltransferase, whose translation MSKNLYITATEEKSGKSAIALGVMQLLLRDLQHVAIFRPIINDSQSGDRDHDINLIMKHFNLDISYEDTYAYTLKEARELINSGKHSLLLENILNKYSELEEKYDFVLCEGTDFQGKDQNFEFDINAEIAANLSCPVLLVANGRGKSADDIIASTQLVIDALEDKGVDTVAAIINRLTATDEEKTEILSSIKCKTRCTQELLVYGIDENESLGNPSMNDVRKWLDGSVLYGHGRLDTLVDDYVIAAMRIGNFLEYIEDGSLIITPGDRSDIILSSLASRLSSSFPDISGILLTGGLQPSASVHRLIEGWTGVPTPILSVSTNTYRTTQLLSELYGRIDPEDQRKTASALGTFEASVNADELRHRLVTSKSSKVTPKMFEYKLVQKAKANKQTIVLPEGTGERVLRAADMLTRRGVADIVLLGKAEEIAGKISQLGLEMDGVRILDPESAPQFDDYCETYFKLREHKGIRMSDARDRMLDPTYFASMMVQKGDADGMVSGSVTTTAQTIRPAFEFIKTKPDASIVSSVFLMCLKDKVLVFGDCAVNPNPNAEQLAEIALNSAQTAKIFGVEPRVAMMSYSTGQSGKGADVEKVKEAVKIAKERNPELKLEGPIQYDAAIDPSVAKTKLPDSEVAGKATVFIFPDLNTGNNTYKAVQRSAEQSVAIGPVLQGLNKPVNDLSRGCTVPDIVNTVAITAIQAAAEKGQI comes from the coding sequence GTGTCTAAAAACCTTTACATCACTGCCACTGAAGAGAAGAGCGGAAAATCTGCCATTGCTCTCGGCGTGATGCAACTGCTGCTGAGAGATCTACAGCATGTCGCTATCTTCAGGCCCATCATCAATGATAGCCAGTCCGGTGATCGTGATCACGATATCAATCTGATCATGAAGCACTTCAATCTGGATATCAGCTATGAAGATACCTATGCCTACACTCTGAAGGAAGCAAGGGAACTCATTAACAGCGGCAAGCATTCCCTGCTGCTGGAAAACATTCTCAACAAGTACAGTGAACTTGAAGAGAAGTATGATTTCGTGCTTTGCGAAGGAACCGACTTTCAGGGTAAAGACCAGAACTTCGAGTTCGACATCAACGCGGAAATTGCCGCCAACCTCAGCTGTCCCGTACTTCTCGTTGCAAACGGAAGAGGGAAGAGTGCTGACGACATTATCGCATCCACCCAGCTCGTAATCGATGCACTCGAAGACAAAGGCGTAGACACCGTCGCCGCTATCATCAACAGGCTGACCGCTACCGACGAGGAAAAAACTGAAATCCTGTCCAGCATTAAATGCAAGACCAGATGTACTCAGGAACTTCTCGTTTACGGTATTGATGAAAATGAAAGTCTGGGCAACCCCAGCATGAACGACGTTCGCAAATGGCTGGACGGTTCTGTTCTCTACGGCCACGGAAGACTCGATACCCTCGTAGATGACTACGTTATCGCGGCTATGCGTATCGGCAACTTTCTTGAATACATTGAAGACGGCAGCCTGATCATCACCCCCGGTGACCGCTCTGATATCATTTTGAGCTCACTGGCTTCCCGTCTCTCCAGTTCTTTTCCGGATATTTCCGGTATTCTGCTGACCGGCGGACTGCAGCCCAGCGCGAGTGTTCACCGTCTCATCGAAGGTTGGACCGGTGTTCCCACTCCCATCCTTTCCGTATCCACCAACACCTACCGTACCACCCAGCTGCTGAGTGAACTGTACGGCAGAATCGATCCTGAAGATCAGCGCAAGACTGCTTCTGCTCTCGGTACTTTCGAAGCAAGCGTCAACGCCGACGAACTGAGACACCGTCTGGTTACCAGCAAGTCCAGCAAGGTTACTCCCAAAATGTTTGAGTACAAGCTGGTCCAGAAAGCCAAAGCCAACAAGCAGACCATCGTTCTGCCCGAAGGCACCGGTGAGCGTGTTCTGCGCGCTGCTGATATGCTGACCCGTCGCGGTGTTGCTGATATCGTTCTGCTCGGTAAGGCCGAGGAGATCGCCGGTAAGATTTCCCAGCTCGGTCTTGAAATGGACGGCGTGCGTATCCTCGATCCCGAATCCGCACCCCAGTTCGACGACTACTGCGAAACCTACTTCAAGCTTCGCGAACACAAAGGCATCCGTATGTCCGATGCCCGCGACCGTATGCTCGATCCCACTTACTTCGCATCCATGATGGTGCAGAAGGGTGATGCCGACGGTATGGTTTCCGGTTCTGTAACCACCACCGCCCAGACCATCCGTCCCGCTTTTGAGTTCATCAAGACCAAGCCTGATGCTTCCATCGTATCCAGTGTCTTCCTGATGTGCCTGAAAGATAAAGTTCTTGTCTTCGGTGACTGCGCAGTAAACCCGAACCCCAACGCGGAACAGCTGGCCGAGATCGCATTGAACTCCGCCCAGACCGCGAAGATTTTCGGTGTTGAACCCCGTGTGGCCATGATGTCTTACTCCACCGGCCAGTCCGGTAAGGGTGCTGACGTTGAGAAAGTCAAGGAAGCGGTCAAGATTGCCAAGGAACGCAATCCTGAACTGAAACTCGAAGGTCCCATCCAGTATGATGCGGCTATCGATCCTTCCGTAGCTAAAACCAAGCTGCCCGACAGTGAGGTAGCCGGTAAAGCCACCGTATTTATCTTCCCCGACCTGAACACCGGTAACAACACTTACAAGGCTGTACAGCGTTCCGCTGAGCAGTCCGTGGCAATCGGCCCCGTACTTCAGGGTCTGAACAAGCCTGTAAACGACCTCTCCAGAGGTTGTACCGTACCGGATATTGTTAACACCGTCGCAATCACTGCAATTCAGGCAGCAGCCGAAAAAGGACAGATCTAA
- a CDS encoding methyl-accepting chemotaxis protein, with the protein MLKNLSIGARFFLLLALMVIFLVVTGAFFMGAIRDITAYGVSSTEEIMFQDQKDKVKVATRSMALSIGEEIKHFKDPEERLQFIREALDPVRFEKDGSGYFFVYKGTVNMVMPPKKSLQGKDLGGLKDKNGLLLIRELDKVAHSGGGYVKYFFEKPGAGVQPKISYAMMIPGTDMWIGTGVYIDNIEVETGKMGDAMRESANGFTMKIVLGAGAVLLLIVLPLSIYLIRSIVNPLVESTEAATEVAEGNLDVSLNPDGRNEISTLQEALNTMVGTLSANLESIKAKEVEAQEQARIAEDAAAEAREAQIRAEGAKKEGMLAAAERLQEVVERVSSITAEVSSNAEEIQRGSEFQKQRVTETATAMEEMNVTVLEVAKNATETNESSAQSMDKAREGARLVQDVIVAMGNIQERTANLKESMEHLDAQAVDIGNVLGVINDIADQTNLLALNAAIEAARAGDAGRGFAVVADEVRKLAEKTIGATEEVDQSIGSIQKLTRENVKGMDSTVDAVEKATELSRSSGEMLDEIVELAGSSADQVRSIATAAEEQSATSDEINRSVGEIDSMTEENAHNSQMAAEGTRSLSAEVEELLNLVEELRSEE; encoded by the coding sequence ATGTTGAAGAATCTATCGATAGGCGCACGTTTTTTCCTGCTGTTGGCTTTGATGGTAATTTTTTTGGTTGTAACCGGTGCGTTCTTTATGGGTGCAATCCGGGACATCACTGCTTACGGGGTCAGCAGTACTGAAGAAATAATGTTTCAGGACCAGAAAGATAAGGTCAAGGTCGCGACCCGGAGCATGGCCTTATCCATTGGTGAAGAAATCAAGCATTTCAAGGACCCTGAAGAGCGGCTCCAATTCATTCGTGAAGCCCTTGATCCTGTCCGTTTTGAAAAGGACGGTTCCGGATATTTCTTTGTATACAAGGGAACTGTGAATATGGTCATGCCGCCCAAGAAGTCCTTGCAGGGCAAGGATCTTGGCGGACTTAAGGATAAGAACGGTCTGCTCTTAATCCGGGAACTTGACAAGGTTGCCCATTCCGGCGGCGGGTATGTGAAGTACTTCTTTGAAAAGCCCGGAGCCGGGGTTCAACCCAAGATCAGTTACGCCATGATGATTCCCGGAACAGACATGTGGATCGGTACGGGTGTTTATATCGATAATATTGAAGTGGAAACCGGGAAGATGGGCGATGCCATGCGTGAAAGTGCCAACGGCTTTACCATGAAGATTGTTCTTGGGGCCGGTGCTGTCCTGCTGCTGATCGTACTTCCGCTGTCCATTTATCTGATTCGTTCCATTGTTAATCCTCTTGTTGAATCCACCGAGGCCGCTACCGAGGTTGCCGAAGGTAATCTTGATGTTTCCCTTAATCCTGACGGGCGCAATGAAATTAGCACTTTGCAGGAAGCTTTGAATACCATGGTCGGAACCCTGTCCGCTAACCTTGAAAGCATCAAGGCCAAGGAAGTCGAGGCACAGGAACAGGCCCGTATTGCTGAAGATGCTGCCGCAGAGGCTCGCGAAGCCCAGATCAGGGCCGAAGGTGCCAAGAAGGAAGGCATGCTTGCCGCCGCCGAGAGGCTGCAGGAAGTGGTTGAGCGTGTATCAAGCATTACTGCCGAGGTTTCCAGCAATGCCGAGGAAATCCAGCGCGGAAGTGAATTCCAGAAGCAGCGTGTAACTGAAACCGCTACCGCCATGGAAGAAATGAACGTGACTGTTCTTGAAGTTGCCAAGAATGCCACTGAGACCAATGAAAGCTCCGCGCAGTCCATGGATAAGGCCCGCGAGGGGGCAAGGCTGGTGCAGGATGTGATTGTTGCCATGGGCAATATTCAGGAACGTACTGCCAACCTGAAGGAATCCATGGAGCATTTGGATGCGCAGGCTGTGGATATCGGTAATGTGCTGGGCGTGATCAATGATATTGCTGACCAGACCAACCTGCTGGCCCTGAATGCGGCCATTGAGGCAGCCCGTGCCGGAGATGCCGGACGCGGATTCGCTGTGGTCGCTGATGAGGTCCGCAAGCTTGCTGAAAAGACCATCGGTGCCACCGAGGAAGTTGACCAGAGTATCGGCTCCATTCAGAAGCTGACCCGTGAAAACGTCAAGGGTATGGATTCCACTGTGGATGCTGTGGAAAAAGCCACTGAGTTGTCGCGCTCCTCCGGTGAAATGCTGGATGAAATTGTCGAACTGGCCGGTAGCTCCGCTGATCAGGTGCGTTCGATCGCAACTGCCGCTGAAGAGCAGTCCGCAACCTCGGATGAAATCAACCGCAGTGTCGGTGAGATTGATTCCATGACCGAAGAGAACGCGCATAACAGTCAGATGGCCGCAGAAGGAACCCGCTCGCTTTCAGCCGAGGTTGAGGAACTTCTTAATCTGGTTGAAGAATTGCGAAGTGAAGAGTAA
- a CDS encoding methyl-accepting chemotaxis protein, whose amino-acid sequence MLKNLSIGGRFVLLLASVLVFLIICGAMFLTEIRQVENIGLTEIESVMLKGQKDKIEVATRAAAESLGAQLRNVDGEEAKVDFIRKSIDGFRFENDKSGYFFVYKGTTVVALPPKKSLQGKDLSGAKDKNGVYFVKDLSSAARQGGFVEYIFDKPGKGLQPKLAYATMIPGTDMWIGTGVYIDNIEAEKLRVRTVIDDAVVADTTKIVLIMLALLLFALTPLCIVIVRSIVGPVKDATDAAVNVSEGDLKITLNPTGRSEISTLQRAINTMTTTLDENLTDIKRKEAESAEQARVAQKMAAEAEEARKEAEGAKREGMLAAANKLETVLNNIVKISRDVESSTNEIMNGSEFQKQRITETATAMEEMNATVLEVARNATETNEDTEQTRDKASEGQGVVQGTIESMVGIQDQTNELERLMDQLNTQSIEIGNVMGVINDIADQTNLLALNAAIEAARAGEAGRGFAVVADEVRKLAEKTIGATDEVDKSISSIQGLAKQNIEGMHNAVESIGGATEHSRASGEVLAEIVTLAANAAGQVQSIATAAEEQSATSDEINRSISEIDSMTEENTRNSMRAAEAATELSREVDALVALVEELRS is encoded by the coding sequence ATGTTAAAAAATTTGTCTATTGGCGGGCGTTTTGTTCTGCTGCTCGCTTCAGTTCTGGTTTTTTTGATTATCTGCGGGGCCATGTTCCTGACTGAGATTCGTCAGGTTGAAAATATAGGCCTTACTGAAATTGAAAGCGTTATGCTGAAAGGGCAGAAGGATAAGATTGAGGTTGCCACCCGCGCTGCGGCAGAATCTCTGGGTGCACAGCTCAGGAATGTTGATGGTGAAGAAGCTAAAGTTGATTTCATACGTAAATCCATTGATGGCTTCAGGTTTGAAAATGATAAATCCGGTTATTTTTTTGTATATAAAGGAACCACTGTTGTTGCCCTGCCGCCTAAGAAGTCTTTGCAGGGTAAGGATCTCAGCGGAGCAAAGGATAAAAACGGTGTTTACTTTGTAAAGGATCTTTCCAGTGCTGCCAGACAGGGCGGGTTTGTAGAATATATTTTTGATAAGCCGGGCAAAGGACTTCAGCCCAAACTTGCTTACGCGACCATGATTCCCGGCACTGACATGTGGATCGGTACCGGGGTCTATATCGATAATATTGAAGCGGAAAAACTGCGTGTCAGAACCGTTATTGATGACGCCGTTGTAGCTGATACAACCAAGATTGTGCTAATCATGCTGGCACTGCTTCTTTTTGCACTTACCCCGCTTTGCATTGTTATTGTCCGTTCCATCGTTGGGCCAGTTAAGGATGCAACAGATGCTGCAGTGAACGTTTCAGAAGGTGATCTGAAAATTACCCTCAATCCCACCGGACGCAGTGAGATTTCCACCCTGCAGCGGGCAATTAACACCATGACCACCACCCTTGATGAGAACCTGACCGACATCAAGCGCAAGGAAGCTGAATCCGCAGAGCAGGCCCGTGTGGCCCAGAAAATGGCTGCCGAGGCTGAAGAAGCCCGCAAAGAAGCTGAAGGTGCCAAGCGCGAAGGTATGCTTGCTGCCGCAAACAAGCTTGAAACCGTGCTCAATAATATCGTTAAGATTTCCCGCGATGTAGAAAGTTCCACCAATGAAATCATGAACGGCAGTGAATTCCAGAAGCAGCGTATCACTGAGACCGCAACCGCCATGGAAGAGATGAACGCCACTGTTCTGGAAGTTGCGCGCAATGCAACTGAAACCAATGAAGACACTGAGCAGACCCGAGATAAAGCCTCCGAAGGGCAGGGTGTAGTACAGGGGACAATCGAGTCCATGGTCGGTATTCAGGACCAGACTAATGAACTTGAAAGGCTTATGGATCAGCTCAATACCCAGTCCATTGAGATCGGTAATGTCATGGGCGTGATTAATGATATTGCTGACCAGACTAACCTGCTGGCCTTGAACGCAGCTATCGAGGCAGCCCGTGCCGGTGAAGCCGGACGTGGATTCGCGGTTGTAGCTGACGAAGTCCGCAAGCTTGCTGAAAAGACCATCGGGGCTACCGATGAAGTTGATAAATCCATCTCCTCCATCCAGGGGCTGGCCAAACAGAATATCGAAGGTATGCACAACGCCGTGGAATCTATTGGCGGAGCTACTGAGCATTCCCGTGCTTCAGGTGAGGTTCTGGCTGAGATCGTGACTCTGGCCGCGAACGCAGCCGGGCAGGTGCAGTCTATTGCCACCGCAGCGGAAGAGCAGTCCGCCACCTCTGATGAGATCAACCGCAGCATCTCCGAAATTGATTCCATGACCGAGGAAAATACCCGTAACAGCATGCGTGCCGCTGAGGCAGCAACTGAGCTCTCCCGTGAAGTTGATGCGCTGGTAGCACTTGTTGAAGAACTCAGAAGTTAG
- a CDS encoding acetate kinase: protein MKILVINAGSSSLKYQLLDMTSKDDLASGIVERIGEDMGTMTYKTDGKEVFEKPFPTHKEAMVEVINILTDADKGVVKDKAEIAAIGHRVVHGGETFTEPAEVDAKVIEGIKANIPLAPLHNPGNLTGIETAMELFPGVRQVAVFDTAFHQTMEPKVFTYGIPYEMYEKFGIRRYGFHGTSHKFVARETAKLLGKPLEECNIVTVHLGNGGSLAAVKNGKCYDTSMGMTPLAGIIMGTRCGDIDPAIVGVLAEKLGTDVAGVEKVLTNDSGLKGICGSNDLRDIHARIEEGDKQAELALDMACHKVRQFIGSYCFELGKVDCIVFTAGIGENDPEYRARTLSGLESFGISVNNDKNWNWDRTPSFISDDDSAVKVAIIATNEELEIANDTVAVLGL, encoded by the coding sequence ATGAAAATCTTAGTAATTAACGCTGGTAGCTCTTCTCTTAAATACCAGCTTCTCGATATGACCAGCAAAGATGACCTCGCTTCCGGTATTGTGGAACGTATCGGCGAGGACATGGGCACCATGACCTACAAGACCGACGGAAAGGAAGTTTTTGAAAAACCTTTCCCCACCCACAAAGAAGCAATGGTCGAGGTTATCAACATCCTCACCGACGCTGACAAGGGTGTTGTAAAAGACAAGGCTGAAATCGCAGCCATCGGTCACCGTGTAGTTCACGGCGGTGAAACTTTCACCGAGCCTGCTGAAGTTGACGCAAAAGTCATCGAAGGCATCAAGGCCAACATTCCTCTGGCACCCCTGCACAACCCCGGTAACCTTACCGGAATCGAAACCGCCATGGAACTTTTCCCCGGCGTTCGTCAGGTTGCAGTTTTTGATACCGCTTTCCACCAGACCATGGAACCCAAGGTTTTCACCTACGGTATTCCTTACGAAATGTATGAAAAGTTCGGTATCCGCCGTTACGGTTTCCACGGCACTTCCCACAAGTTTGTTGCCCGCGAAACCGCAAAACTGCTCGGCAAGCCTCTTGAAGAGTGCAACATCGTTACCGTTCACCTCGGTAACGGCGGTTCCCTCGCAGCAGTTAAGAACGGCAAGTGCTACGACACCTCCATGGGTATGACCCCTCTGGCCGGTATCATCATGGGTACCCGCTGCGGTGATATCGACCCCGCAATCGTAGGCGTTCTGGCTGAGAAGCTGGGCACCGACGTAGCAGGTGTTGAAAAAGTCCTGACCAACGATTCCGGCCTTAAAGGAATCTGCGGATCCAACGACCTGCGCGACATCCATGCCCGCATCGAAGAAGGCGACAAGCAGGCTGAACTCGCTCTGGACATGGCCTGCCACAAAGTGCGCCAGTTCATCGGTTCCTACTGCTTTGAGCTGGGCAAGGTTGACTGCATCGTCTTCACCGCAGGTATCGGTGAAAACGATCCCGAATACCGCGCACGCACTCTTTCCGGTCTTGAGTCTTTCGGAATCTCCGTAAACAACGACAAGAACTGGAACTGGGATCGCACTCCCTCCTTTATCAGTGATGACGACAGTGCTGTGAAAGTAGCTATCATCGCCACTAACGAAGAACTCGAAATCGCAAACGATACTGTAGCAGTTCTCGGACTGTAG
- the ldhH gene encoding L-lactate dehydrogenase (quinone) large subunit LdhH — MQDAKNLKEYRKEIRESLDNDFLRTAMDNFAVAYRGSRANAFKDMDEKALIAEIADAKDASAQRLDELFAKFKEEAEKRGAVVHLAKDAKEANEIIGRIAVEENCKTIVKSKSMTAEETLLNHHLEDDLNLKVVETDLGEWIIQMRKEGPSHMVMPAIHLSRHQVSDLFSEVTGQKQGDDVQALVKVARRELRQAFVDADMGISGGNFAIAETGSIGLVTNEGNARLATTLPRVHVALMGLDKLTPKLHDALRVIKALPRNATGQAITSYVTWITGSNECAAAEDDRKKVHFVFLDNGRRALAKDPVFSQVHRCVRCGACANVCPVYRMVGGHKMGHIYIGAIGLILTYFYHGTDKAKNLVQNCINCGACKEICAGGIDLPGLIKDIQARILEEEGHPMYSSFLAKMMKNRKLFHKFLRIAKTAQKPVKAKDGFLRHLPMMFAPDHDFRALPTVAEVPFRDMWAKVKPAKPAETKYKVAMFSGCVQDFVYPEQSVATVESMKNKGIDMEYPMDQSCCGLPLQMMGEVDGAKEVALQNMRAYEGVDCDYIITMCASCASHLKHNYVKMLGQDPKYAMRVKAFADKVIDYSSFMNDVLGVEKEDFLDSAGDAVTYHAPCHLCRGLDVKEAPRALMEKAGLDYKESAEEEVCCGFGGTYSVKFPKISEQLLEKKLNNAKESGAKVLLTDCPGCVMQIRGGAKRKGFDLEVKHIAEYMADRRK; from the coding sequence ATGCAGGACGCTAAGAATCTTAAAGAATACAGAAAAGAGATCAGGGAATCCCTTGATAATGATTTTTTGAGAACAGCAATGGACAACTTCGCTGTTGCCTACCGCGGCAGCCGTGCCAATGCGTTCAAAGACATGGACGAAAAAGCGCTCATCGCTGAAATTGCAGATGCCAAAGACGCTTCCGCCCAGAGACTGGATGAGCTTTTCGCCAAGTTCAAGGAAGAAGCCGAAAAACGCGGCGCAGTGGTTCATCTTGCAAAGGATGCAAAAGAAGCCAATGAAATCATCGGCCGCATCGCTGTGGAAGAAAATTGTAAGACCATTGTTAAATCCAAGTCCATGACTGCGGAAGAGACCCTGCTCAACCATCACCTTGAAGATGATCTCAACCTTAAGGTTGTTGAAACCGACCTTGGTGAGTGGATCATCCAGATGCGTAAGGAAGGTCCTTCGCACATGGTTATGCCTGCGATTCATCTTTCCCGCCATCAGGTCAGCGATCTTTTCTCCGAAGTGACCGGCCAGAAGCAGGGCGATGACGTTCAGGCTCTGGTTAAGGTTGCACGTCGCGAGCTTCGTCAGGCATTTGTTGATGCCGACATGGGTATTTCCGGCGGTAACTTTGCTATCGCTGAAACCGGTTCCATCGGTCTGGTTACCAACGAAGGTAACGCCCGTCTGGCTACCACCCTGCCCAGAGTTCATGTAGCTCTCATGGGTCTTGATAAACTGACCCCCAAACTTCATGACGCTCTGCGTGTGATCAAGGCTCTGCCCCGTAACGCAACCGGGCAGGCCATCACCTCTTATGTTACCTGGATCACCGGGTCCAACGAGTGTGCTGCGGCTGAGGATGACAGGAAGAAAGTGCACTTCGTGTTTTTGGACAATGGAAGACGCGCTCTCGCAAAGGACCCGGTGTTCTCTCAGGTTCACCGCTGCGTACGCTGTGGCGCTTGCGCCAACGTTTGTCCTGTCTACCGTATGGTCGGCGGCCACAAGATGGGCCATATCTATATCGGGGCTATCGGCCTCATCCTTACCTACTTCTACCACGGTACCGACAAGGCCAAGAACCTTGTTCAAAACTGCATTAACTGTGGAGCATGTAAGGAAATCTGCGCAGGCGGAATCGACCTGCCCGGCCTGATCAAAGACATTCAGGCCCGCATTCTGGAAGAAGAAGGACATCCCATGTACTCCTCCTTCCTCGCGAAAATGATGAAGAACCGCAAGCTTTTCCACAAGTTCCTGCGCATCGCCAAGACTGCCCAGAAGCCTGTGAAAGCTAAAGACGGCTTCCTGCGTCACCTGCCCATGATGTTTGCCCCGGATCACGACTTTCGCGCACTGCCCACAGTGGCTGAAGTTCCGTTCCGTGACATGTGGGCCAAGGTCAAGCCGGCCAAGCCTGCGGAAACCAAGTACAAAGTTGCCATGTTCTCCGGTTGTGTACAGGACTTCGTATATCCCGAACAGTCCGTAGCCACCGTTGAGTCCATGAAGAACAAAGGCATCGACATGGAATACCCCATGGATCAGTCCTGCTGTGGTCTGCCCCTGCAGATGATGGGCGAAGTGGACGGTGCTAAAGAAGTGGCTCTTCAGAACATGAGAGCATACGAAGGTGTGGATTGCGATTATATCATCACCATGTGTGCTTCCTGCGCTTCCCACCTGAAGCACAACTACGTGAAGATGCTCGGACAGGATCCCAAGTACGCTATGCGTGTGAAGGCATTCGCCGATAAGGTCATCGACTACAGCTCTTTCATGAATGATGTGCTCGGCGTTGAAAAAGAAGACTTCCTTGATTCCGCCGGTGACGCGGTAACCTACCACGCTCCCTGCCACCTCTGCCGTGGTCTGGACGTGAAAGAAGCTCCCCGCGCCCTGATGGAAAAAGCAGGACTTGATTACAAGGAAAGTGCTGAAGAAGAAGTCTGTTGCGGATTCGGCGGAACCTACTCTGTGAAGTTCCCCAAAATCTCCGAACAGCTTCTGGAGAAAAAGCTCAACAACGCTAAAGAATCCGGTGCCAAGGTGCTTCTCACCGACTGCCCCGGTTGCGTAATGCAGATTCGCGGCGGTGCAAAACGTAAAGGTTTCGACCTTGAAGTTAAGCACATCGCTGAATACATGGCTGACCGCAGAAAATAA
- a CDS encoding Hpt domain-containing protein, with protein sequence MESELIEIVEKHLREIAGVPAEQMGSFLKDTSVHLRDTMDSLDEAIDEGEFETVVTSAHMLKGSLVNLGLEELSMVAGNIETAASSTSPLYLSCYYMRLRRELLPLLEYADK encoded by the coding sequence ATGGAATCTGAACTCATTGAGATCGTTGAAAAACATCTGCGCGAGATAGCCGGTGTCCCTGCTGAACAGATGGGCAGTTTTTTGAAAGATACTTCCGTCCATCTGAGGGATACCATGGACAGCCTTGATGAAGCCATTGATGAAGGTGAGTTTGAAACCGTGGTTACCAGTGCCCATATGTTAAAAGGCAGTCTTGTGAATCTGGGATTGGAAGAACTCAGCATGGTTGCCGGCAATATTGAAACAGCAGCTTCCAGTACTTCTCCCCTGTACTTGAGTTGCTATTATATGCGATTGCGGCGGGAGCTTTTGCCCCTGCTTGAATATGCGGATAAATAA
- a CDS encoding lactate utilization protein — translation MTAKSESVKLFTDKAELVSAVVTEISSLDEAYAYTMDLCGKKDACKMLISGCEQNLSSDAEKLCATKTGKTIVAPALAKKEATALEKQCEENGFTMIKDSVRNHLGGIDIAFTYADHGIAETGTIVLNCPGEELRLATMISEFHVAVLPKSKLVDNSYDLESWMEGNMMEGNYTAFITGASRTADIERVLAIGVHGPLELHILLLED, via the coding sequence ATGACAGCTAAATCTGAAAGTGTAAAGCTTTTTACCGATAAAGCTGAGCTTGTGTCCGCTGTAGTGACAGAGATTTCTTCTCTGGATGAAGCTTATGCGTACACAATGGATCTCTGCGGAAAAAAAGACGCCTGTAAAATGCTCATTTCCGGTTGTGAACAAAACCTTTCCAGCGATGCTGAGAAACTCTGTGCAACCAAGACCGGTAAAACCATCGTTGCTCCCGCCCTTGCAAAGAAGGAAGCAACCGCACTGGAAAAACAGTGTGAAGAAAACGGTTTTACCATGATCAAAGATAGCGTCCGCAACCATCTCGGCGGCATTGATATCGCTTTTACCTATGCCGACCACGGCATTGCCGAGACCGGTACTATCGTTCTCAACTGTCCCGGAGAAGAATTAAGACTGGCCACCATGATCAGTGAATTCCACGTGGCAGTTCTGCCCAAGTCCAAGCTCGTGGATAACTCCTATGATCTCGAATCATGGATGGAAGGCAACATGATGGAAGGCAACTACACTGCATTCATCACCGGTGCCAGCCGTACTGCCGACATCGAGCGCGTTCTCGCCATCGGCGTACACGGTCCCCTTGAACTTCATATTCTTCTTCTGGAGGACTAA